One genomic window of Streptomyces sp. WP-1 includes the following:
- a CDS encoding dienelactone hydrolase family protein — MTDVQGASVEIPTEDGTADAYLAHPADGEPHPGVLLYQDAYGLRPQLRSMADRLASAGYTVLVPNVFYRHGTTPLGELPEFIDPAADPGIWQRIGPVMGSLTPEQSRRDADAYLGFLADNPFVTDGPVALTGYCMGARLALRTAATHPRRVAAAAGFHGGKLVTDAPDSPHRGVRDVTAELYFGFADQDASMPAEQIRELEQALDAAGVRHTCEVYPGAQHGYTQADTPAYDREADERHWSALLALLDRAF; from the coding sequence ATGACCGACGTACAGGGAGCATCCGTCGAGATCCCCACCGAGGACGGCACCGCCGACGCCTACCTCGCCCATCCCGCCGACGGCGAGCCGCACCCGGGGGTCCTGCTGTACCAGGACGCCTACGGACTGCGTCCCCAGCTGCGCTCGATGGCCGACCGGCTGGCGTCGGCCGGGTACACGGTCCTGGTGCCGAACGTCTTCTACCGGCACGGCACCACCCCGCTCGGCGAGCTGCCGGAGTTCATCGACCCGGCGGCCGACCCGGGCATCTGGCAGCGCATCGGCCCGGTGATGGGCTCCCTCACCCCCGAGCAGTCCCGGCGGGACGCCGACGCCTACCTGGGCTTCCTCGCGGACAACCCGTTCGTCACCGACGGCCCCGTCGCGCTGACCGGCTACTGCATGGGTGCCCGGCTCGCCCTGCGCACGGCCGCCACGCACCCCCGCCGGGTGGCCGCGGCGGCCGGTTTCCACGGCGGCAAGCTGGTCACGGACGCCCCGGACAGCCCGCACCGGGGTGTCCGGGACGTCACCGCCGAGCTGTACTTCGGCTTCGCCGACCAGGACGCCTCCATGCCGGCCGAGCAGATCCGCGAGCTGGAGCAGGCGCTGGACGCGGCCGGGGTGCGCCACACCTGCGAGGTGTATCCGGGCGCGCAGCACGGCTACACCCAGGCCGACACCCCCGCGTACGACCGGGAGGCCGACGAGCGCCACTGGTCGGCGCTGCTGGCCCTGCTCGACCGCGCCTTCTGA
- a CDS encoding glycoside hydrolase family 64 protein, whose amino-acid sequence MPHTRTRRALPLAAATALVGGALALGVPQHARAAVPDTIALTITNNSGRTQPVYLYDLGTQLSSGQQGWADANGAFHAWPAGGNPPTPAPDAAIPGPAAGQSATIRIPKFSGRIYFSYGQKLVFKLTTGGLVQPAVQNPSDPNHDILFNWSEYTLNDSGLWLNSTQVDMFSAPYSVGVRRADGSVSTTGQLKQGGWSGFFDALRAQPGGWSGLIQTGSDGSVLRALSPLYGVETGALPASAMDDYVNRVWQKYASSTLTVTPFADQPDKKFYGRVSGDVMNFTDTSGAVVTSFQKPDADSVFGCHKLLDAPNDAVRGPISRTLCAGFNRSTLLVSSQAPDNTPGDFYQDAVTNQYAKAVHARMSDGKAYAFAFDDVGNQESLVNDGDPQQAYLALGPLD is encoded by the coding sequence GTGCCGCACACTCGAACCCGGCGCGCGCTGCCCCTGGCCGCCGCCACCGCCCTCGTCGGCGGAGCGCTCGCCCTCGGCGTCCCCCAACACGCCAGGGCGGCCGTACCGGACACCATCGCGCTGACCATCACCAACAACTCGGGCCGCACCCAGCCCGTCTACCTCTACGACCTCGGCACCCAGCTGTCCTCCGGGCAGCAGGGCTGGGCGGACGCGAACGGCGCCTTCCACGCCTGGCCGGCGGGCGGCAATCCGCCGACTCCCGCGCCGGACGCGGCGATTCCGGGACCGGCCGCCGGGCAGTCGGCCACGATCCGCATACCGAAGTTCTCCGGCCGGATCTACTTCTCCTACGGCCAGAAGCTCGTCTTCAAGCTCACCACGGGCGGTCTGGTGCAGCCGGCCGTGCAGAACCCGTCCGACCCCAACCACGACATCCTCTTCAACTGGTCCGAGTACACGCTCAACGACTCCGGGCTGTGGCTCAACAGCACCCAGGTGGACATGTTCTCGGCGCCGTACTCCGTCGGGGTGCGCCGCGCCGACGGGAGCGTCAGCACCACCGGGCAGCTCAAGCAGGGCGGGTGGTCGGGGTTCTTCGACGCCCTGCGCGCCCAGCCGGGCGGCTGGTCGGGGCTGATCCAGACGGGCTCCGACGGCTCGGTGCTGCGCGCGCTGTCGCCGCTGTACGGCGTGGAGACCGGCGCGCTGCCCGCGAGCGCGATGGACGACTACGTGAACCGGGTCTGGCAGAAGTACGCGTCGTCGACGCTGACCGTCACGCCGTTCGCCGATCAGCCGGACAAGAAGTTCTACGGCCGGGTCTCGGGGGACGTCATGAACTTCACCGACACCTCCGGCGCGGTCGTCACCAGCTTCCAGAAGCCGGACGCGGACAGCGTGTTCGGCTGCCACAAGCTGCTCGACGCGCCCAACGACGCCGTGCGCGGGCCCATCTCCCGCACGCTGTGCGCGGGCTTCAACCGCTCGACGCTGCTGGTGAGTTCGCAGGCGCCGGACAACACGCCGGGCGACTTCTACCAGGACGCGGTGACCAACCAGTACGCGAAGGCGGTGCACGCGCGGATGTCCGACGGCAAGGCGTACGCGTTCGCCTTCGACGACGTCGGCAACCAGGAGTCGCTGGTCAACGACGGCGATCCGCAGCAGGCGTACCTCGCACTGGGTCCGCTGGACTGA
- a CDS encoding M4 family metallopeptidase, whose protein sequence is MQAGPATAAPTAHHLSPLRVGALEARLSPAQHKALIQSAQDRTSDTARTLGLGAKEKLVVKDVTKDADGTLHTRYERTYDGLPVLGGDLIVHTPPASLAAGTVSATYNNKNKIQVASTTATYTKAAAESKALKTAKALDAAKPAADSARKVIWAGSGTPKLAWETVIGGFQDDGTPSKLHVITDATTGKELYRYQGIETGVGNTRYSGQVSLTSTQSGSSYNLTDNTRGGHKTYNLNHGSSGTGTLFSQSSDTWGDGTNSNAATAGADAAYGAQETWDFYKNTFGRSGIKNDGVGAYSRTHYGNSYVNAFWDDSCFCMTYGDGSGNNDPLTALDVAGHEMSHGVTSNTAGLEYSGESGGLNEATSDIFGTGVEFYANNSSDPGDYLIGEKININGDGTPLRYMDKPSKDGGSADSWYSGVGNLDVHYSSGPANHMFYLLSEGSGTKVINGVTYNSPTSDGVAVTGIGRDAALQIWYKALTSYMTSSTNYAAARTAALNAAAALYGANSAQYAGVGNAFAGINVGSHITPPSSGVTVTNPGSQSSTVGTAVSLQVQASSTNSGSLTYSASGLPTGLSINGSTGVISGTPSAAGSYSTTVTVKDSTGATGTATFSWTVSTGGGGGCSSTQLLANPGFESGSTGWTASSGVITTDSGQAAHGGSYKAWLNGYGTTHTDSLSQSVTIPAGCKASLSFYLHIDTAETTTSTAYDKLTVTAGSTTLASYSNLNKASGYVQKTFDLSSLAGQTVTLKFNGVEDSSLQTSFVVDDTSLTTS, encoded by the coding sequence ATGCAGGCCGGCCCGGCGACGGCCGCGCCCACCGCGCACCACCTCAGCCCCCTGCGCGTCGGCGCCCTGGAGGCCAGGCTCAGCCCGGCCCAGCACAAGGCCCTGATCCAGAGCGCCCAGGACAGGACATCCGACACCGCCCGCACCCTCGGCCTCGGCGCCAAGGAGAAGCTGGTCGTCAAGGACGTCACCAAGGACGCCGACGGTACCCTGCACACCCGCTACGAGCGGACCTACGACGGTCTGCCCGTCCTCGGCGGCGACCTCATCGTGCACACCCCGCCCGCCTCGCTGGCGGCCGGCACCGTGAGCGCCACGTACAACAACAAGAACAAGATCCAGGTCGCCTCGACCACGGCGACCTACACCAAGGCCGCCGCCGAGAGCAAGGCGCTGAAGACCGCCAAGGCCCTGGACGCCGCGAAGCCCGCCGCGGACAGCGCCCGCAAGGTGATCTGGGCCGGCAGCGGCACCCCGAAGCTTGCCTGGGAGACCGTGATCGGCGGCTTCCAGGACGACGGCACGCCGAGCAAGCTGCACGTCATCACCGATGCCACCACCGGCAAGGAGCTGTACCGGTACCAGGGCATCGAGACCGGCGTCGGCAACACCCGCTACAGCGGCCAGGTCTCGCTGACCTCGACCCAGTCGGGCTCGTCGTACAACCTGACCGACAATACGCGCGGCGGGCACAAGACGTACAACCTGAACCACGGCTCCTCCGGCACCGGCACCCTGTTCTCGCAGAGCAGCGACACCTGGGGCGACGGCACCAACTCCAACGCCGCCACGGCCGGCGCGGACGCCGCCTACGGCGCGCAGGAGACGTGGGACTTCTACAAGAACACCTTCGGGCGCAGCGGCATCAAGAACGACGGTGTCGGCGCCTACTCCCGGACGCACTACGGCAACTCGTACGTGAACGCGTTCTGGGACGACAGCTGCTTCTGCATGACGTACGGCGACGGCTCCGGGAACAACGACCCGCTGACCGCGCTGGACGTGGCCGGCCACGAGATGAGCCACGGTGTCACCTCCAACACCGCCGGCCTCGAATACTCGGGCGAGTCGGGCGGTCTGAACGAGGCGACCTCCGACATCTTCGGCACCGGCGTGGAGTTCTACGCGAACAACAGCTCGGACCCCGGTGACTACCTCATCGGCGAGAAGATCAACATCAACGGCGACGGCACCCCGCTGCGCTACATGGACAAGCCGAGCAAGGACGGCGGTTCGGCGGACAGCTGGTACTCGGGCGTCGGCAACCTCGACGTGCACTACTCCTCGGGTCCGGCGAACCACATGTTCTACCTGCTCTCCGAGGGCAGCGGCACCAAGGTCATCAACGGTGTGACCTACAACAGCCCGACCTCCGACGGTGTCGCCGTCACCGGCATCGGCCGGGACGCCGCCCTCCAGATCTGGTACAAGGCGCTGACGTCGTACATGACGTCCAGCACGAACTACGCCGCCGCCCGCACCGCGGCGCTCAACGCGGCCGCCGCGCTCTACGGCGCCAACTCCGCGCAGTACGCGGGTGTCGGCAACGCCTTCGCGGGCATCAACGTCGGCAGCCACATCACCCCGCCGAGCAGCGGTGTGACGGTCACCAACCCGGGCAGCCAGTCCTCCACCGTGGGCACGGCGGTCAGCCTCCAGGTCCAGGCGAGCAGCACCAACAGCGGCTCCCTGACCTACAGCGCCTCGGGCCTGCCGACCGGTCTGTCGATCAACGGCTCCACCGGTGTGATCTCCGGTACGCCGTCCGCGGCCGGCAGCTACAGCACCACCGTCACGGTGAAGGACTCCACCGGCGCGACCGGTACCGCGACCTTCTCCTGGACCGTCAGCACCGGCGGTGGCGGCGGCTGCTCCTCGACCCAGCTGCTGGCCAACCCGGGCTTCGAGTCGGGCAGCACCGGCTGGACCGCGAGCAGCGGTGTCATCACCACGGACAGCGGCCAGGCGGCCCACGGCGGCTCCTACAAGGCGTGGCTGAACGGCTACGGCACCACGCACACCGACAGCCTGTCCCAGTCGGTGACGATCCCCGCGGGCTGCAAGGCGAGCCTGTCCTTCTACCTGCACATCGACACCGCCGAGACCACCACCAGCACCGCGTACGACAAGCTGACGGTGACCGCCGGTTCGACCACCCTCGCCTCGTACTCGAACCTGAACAAGGCCTCGGGCTACGTCCAGAAGACCTTCGACCTGTCCTCGCTGGCGGGCCAGACGGTCACGCTGAAGTTCAACGGCGTCGAGGACTCCTCGCTCCAGACCAGCTTCGTCGTGGACGACACGTCCCTGACCACCAGCTGA
- a CDS encoding serine hydrolase: MAVDEVRAVFERAGCTGTLFVQPLDGNEEFGFGADQPVVPASVVKVLVAPAAETWFAEGLLDPRERMVLGAPERTPGLAGVSLFEDDVALSWRDMVVLMLTISDNPCTDALMNRLGVDTLNATAARLGLRNTAVRSDLRTLLDSIGQDLGRAGWADLVDWSGRAPAAESALADAGPPTTRALTPGVGTRTTARDMVRLLRLLWSGQAGPAEACARVRAVMGRQLTRHRIASGFRTPVRVAAKSGGLAGIVRDEVGVVSYPDGRRYAAAVFTRSSAGADDAAINAAIGTATAHAIASLHRETA; the protein is encoded by the coding sequence ATGGCGGTCGACGAGGTACGGGCAGTCTTCGAGCGGGCCGGGTGCACGGGCACTCTGTTCGTCCAACCCCTGGATGGAAATGAGGAGTTCGGGTTCGGCGCCGATCAACCCGTGGTGCCGGCGTCGGTGGTGAAGGTGCTGGTGGCGCCGGCGGCGGAGACCTGGTTCGCCGAGGGCCTGCTGGATCCACGGGAGCGGATGGTGCTGGGCGCCCCCGAACGCACCCCCGGTTTGGCCGGGGTGTCGCTGTTCGAGGACGATGTCGCGCTGTCCTGGCGGGACATGGTGGTCCTGATGCTGACCATCAGCGACAACCCGTGCACCGACGCGCTGATGAACCGGCTCGGTGTCGACACCCTGAACGCGACGGCCGCGCGGCTCGGGCTGCGGAACACGGCCGTCCGGTCCGATCTGCGCACCCTGCTGGACTCCATCGGCCAGGACCTCGGCCGCGCGGGCTGGGCGGATCTCGTGGACTGGTCGGGGCGTGCCCCGGCGGCCGAATCGGCGCTCGCCGACGCAGGGCCGCCGACGACGCGGGCGCTGACCCCCGGCGTGGGCACCCGTACGACGGCGCGCGACATGGTGCGGCTGCTGCGGCTCCTGTGGAGCGGGCAGGCGGGGCCGGCGGAAGCCTGCGCGCGGGTGCGGGCCGTCATGGGCCGCCAGCTCACCCGGCACCGGATCGCGAGCGGGTTCCGGACGCCCGTGCGGGTGGCCGCCAAGAGCGGCGGGCTCGCCGGGATCGTACGCGATGAGGTGGGCGTCGTCTCGTACCCGGACGGCCGCCGGTACGCCGCCGCCGTCTTCACCCGGTCGTCGGCGGGCGCGGACGACGCCGCGATCAATGCCGCGATCGGCACCGCGACCGCGCACGCCATCGCCTCGTTGCACCGCGAAACGGCCTGA
- a CDS encoding alpha/beta fold hydrolase codes for MTHPTEPTHRLVSTETGRIHLVEQGSGPLVLLVHGFPESWYSWRHQLPALAAAGYRAVAIDVRGYGRSSKPAAVDAYRLTELVADNVSVVRALGEESAVIVGHDWGSPIASTSGLFRPEVFRAVGMLSVPFTPRGGPRPTELFAHMGGEQGEFYISYFQEPGRAEAEIEPDVRGWLAGFYRALSAGTMPGPDEPAPYLISPGGTLRDRCPDGPPPGWLGKEELDFYAGEFERTGLTGPLNRYRNMDRDWTDLAAHDGAPLTQPSLFIAGAQDVTLSWLSGAVKAFPVTLPGLVSSHLLDDCGHWVQQERPEETNRLLIDWLAGLPG; via the coding sequence ATGACACACCCCACCGAACCGACGCACCGCCTGGTGTCCACCGAGACCGGGCGGATCCACCTCGTGGAACAGGGCAGCGGCCCGCTGGTGCTGCTGGTGCACGGCTTCCCGGAGTCCTGGTACTCCTGGCGCCACCAGCTGCCGGCCCTCGCGGCGGCCGGGTACCGGGCGGTGGCCATCGATGTGCGCGGCTACGGCAGGTCCTCCAAACCGGCCGCGGTGGACGCCTACCGGCTGACCGAACTCGTGGCGGACAACGTCTCGGTGGTGCGCGCCCTCGGTGAGGAGTCGGCGGTGATCGTCGGCCACGACTGGGGCTCCCCCATCGCCTCCACCTCGGGTCTGTTCCGGCCCGAGGTGTTCCGGGCGGTGGGCATGCTCAGCGTGCCGTTCACCCCGCGCGGCGGCCCGCGGCCCACCGAGCTCTTCGCCCACATGGGCGGCGAGCAGGGCGAGTTCTACATCTCCTACTTCCAGGAGCCGGGCCGCGCCGAGGCCGAGATCGAGCCGGATGTGCGCGGCTGGCTCGCGGGCTTCTACCGGGCCCTGTCCGCCGGGACCATGCCCGGACCCGACGAACCCGCCCCGTACCTCATCAGCCCCGGCGGCACCCTGCGCGACCGGTGCCCCGACGGCCCGCCGCCCGGCTGGCTCGGCAAGGAGGAACTCGACTTCTACGCGGGCGAGTTCGAGCGGACCGGGCTGACCGGACCGCTCAACCGCTACCGGAACATGGACCGCGACTGGACCGACCTCGCCGCCCATGACGGCGCCCCGCTCACCCAGCCGTCCCTGTTCATCGCCGGTGCCCAGGACGTCACCCTGTCCTGGCTGTCCGGCGCCGTCAAGGCGTTCCCGGTCACCCTGCCCGGCCTGGTCTCCTCGCATCTGCTCGACGACTGCGGCCACTGGGTCCAGCAGGAGCGCCCCGAGGAGACGAACCGCCTGCTCATCGACTGGCTGGCCGGTCTGCCCGGATAG
- a CDS encoding LLM class flavin-dependent oxidoreductase, with the protein MPSTPRPLRKLGFLTIGLFDPADPARGHESTLEIIELGERLGFDSAWVRHRHLQYGISSPVAVLAAASQRTRRIELGTAVIPLGWENPLRLAEDLATVDLLSGGRLNPGLSVGPPMHYDQVKDALYPDTGDIEDFGYERVRRLLDLVRGKPASDFSGTRGFEVFSDVVQPHSPGLGGRLWYGGGSLGSARWAGEHGMNFLTSSVVKAAGPGEGPYDFAEIQRSLVREFRAHHPDGEAARISQGLVVIPTDSATPGQRARYAEFAAKRLPRTTAPQGPARLLFAPDLVGTSAELAERLRADPAFREVDEVAFALPFTFAHEDYVQILTDMATKLGPALGWRPAV; encoded by the coding sequence GTGCCGTCCACCCCACGCCCCCTGCGCAAGCTGGGCTTCCTCACCATCGGCCTGTTCGACCCGGCGGACCCGGCCCGGGGCCACGAGTCCACGCTGGAGATCATCGAACTGGGCGAGCGGCTCGGCTTCGACAGCGCCTGGGTGCGCCACCGCCATCTCCAGTACGGCATCTCGTCCCCGGTCGCCGTCCTCGCCGCCGCCTCCCAGCGCACCCGCCGCATCGAACTGGGCACCGCGGTCATACCGCTCGGCTGGGAGAACCCGCTGCGCCTCGCCGAGGACCTGGCGACCGTCGACCTGCTGTCCGGCGGCCGGCTGAACCCGGGGCTCAGCGTGGGCCCGCCGATGCACTACGACCAGGTGAAGGACGCCCTGTACCCGGACACCGGCGACATCGAGGACTTCGGCTACGAGCGGGTGCGGCGGCTCCTGGACCTCGTGCGCGGCAAGCCCGCCAGCGACTTCAGCGGGACCCGGGGCTTCGAGGTGTTCAGCGATGTGGTGCAGCCGCACTCCCCCGGGCTCGGCGGCCGGCTGTGGTACGGCGGCGGCAGCCTTGGCTCGGCGCGCTGGGCGGGCGAGCACGGCATGAACTTCCTGACCAGCAGCGTCGTCAAGGCGGCGGGCCCGGGTGAGGGGCCGTACGACTTCGCGGAGATACAGCGGTCCCTCGTCCGGGAGTTCCGGGCGCACCACCCCGACGGCGAGGCGGCCCGCATCTCGCAGGGCCTGGTGGTGATACCCACCGACTCGGCGACCCCCGGACAGCGCGCCCGGTACGCCGAGTTCGCGGCGAAGCGGCTGCCGCGCACCACCGCCCCGCAGGGCCCGGCGCGGCTGCTGTTCGCGCCGGACCTGGTCGGCACCTCGGCGGAACTGGCCGAGCGGCTGCGGGCGGACCCGGCGTTCCGGGAGGTGGACGAGGTGGCCTTCGCGCTGCCGTTCACCTTCGCGCACGAGGACTATGTGCAGATCCTCACCGACATGGCGACGAAGCTCGGTCCCGCGCTCGGCTGGCGTCCGGCGGTCTGA
- a CDS encoding TauD/TfdA family dioxygenase, giving the protein MRAGGVEVRPVAGHIGAEITGVDLAAPLDDAVADLIRRAVQRWKVVFFRDQRLDHAGHVAFARRFGEPVVLGRRGGASPPDFPEVETTADRLELGGRYGMDHEEWLARRRPHLLRGWHCDHGARVDPPAATILRAESVPPYGGDTTWANLAAAYAGLSAPVRAFVDGLRAEHRLGVGYQPRPGDDAYLRHLLDHQMASEHPLVRVHPETGERVLFINGYYVEQISGVSRPESAALLQMLLDQAVRPEYTVRFRWAPGSVAFWDNRATIHLAPSDHTRLDAPRIMHRVMLHGEVPVGVDGRPSTPVTGTEAGRW; this is encoded by the coding sequence ATGCGGGCCGGAGGCGTGGAGGTACGGCCGGTCGCCGGGCACATCGGCGCCGAGATCACCGGCGTCGACCTCGCCGCCCCCCTCGACGACGCGGTGGCCGACCTGATCCGGCGGGCCGTGCAGCGCTGGAAGGTGGTGTTCTTCCGGGACCAGCGCCTGGACCACGCCGGGCATGTCGCCTTCGCCCGCCGCTTCGGCGAACCGGTCGTCCTCGGCCGCCGCGGCGGCGCCTCACCCCCGGACTTCCCCGAGGTGGAGACCACGGCCGACCGGCTGGAACTGGGCGGCCGCTACGGCATGGACCACGAGGAGTGGCTCGCCCGCCGCCGCCCCCACCTGCTGCGCGGCTGGCACTGCGACCACGGCGCGCGCGTCGACCCGCCCGCCGCGACCATCCTGCGCGCCGAGTCCGTCCCGCCCTACGGCGGCGACACCACCTGGGCCAACCTGGCCGCCGCCTACGCGGGCCTCTCCGCGCCCGTGCGCGCCTTCGTCGACGGGCTGCGCGCCGAGCACCGCCTCGGCGTCGGCTACCAGCCACGCCCCGGCGACGACGCCTATCTGCGCCACCTCCTGGACCACCAGATGGCGTCCGAGCACCCCCTGGTGCGGGTGCACCCGGAGACCGGGGAGCGGGTGCTGTTCATCAACGGCTACTACGTCGAGCAGATCAGCGGCGTATCCCGCCCGGAGAGCGCCGCCCTGCTCCAGATGCTCCTCGACCAGGCGGTCCGCCCCGAGTACACGGTCCGCTTCCGCTGGGCACCCGGCAGCGTCGCCTTCTGGGACAACCGGGCCACCATCCATCTGGCCCCCAGCGACCACACCCGGCTCGACGCGCCCCGGATCATGCACCGGGTGATGCTGCACGGCGAGGTGCCGGTCGGCGTGGACGGCAGGCCCTCCACACCGGTCACGGGCACCGAGGCGGGCCGCTGGTAG
- a CDS encoding aldo/keto reductase, whose product MNGIPAHTLNDGTTIPALGLGTWPLDDTAAERAVRDALGLGYRLVDTAVNYRNETGVGRALADAGVPREELVVTTKLPGRHHGYQETLASFEESRRRLGVEYVDLYLIHWPNPRVGKYVDSWKAMIKLREDGLIRSIGVSNFTPEHIVRLEKETGVLPSVNQIELHPLFPQEELRAFHADQGILTESWSPLGRGGHLLGDPRVAQIADEHGVGPGQVLLRWHVQLGALPIPKSADPGRQRANLDVFGFELDSDQMAAIARHAPTRLGGDPETHEEF is encoded by the coding sequence GTGAACGGCATACCGGCGCACACGCTCAACGACGGAACGACGATCCCCGCCCTCGGCCTCGGCACCTGGCCACTGGACGACACCGCGGCCGAGCGGGCCGTACGCGACGCGCTCGGCCTCGGCTACCGGCTGGTGGACACCGCGGTGAACTACCGCAACGAGACCGGTGTGGGCCGGGCCCTCGCGGACGCCGGGGTGCCCCGCGAGGAGCTGGTGGTGACCACCAAGCTCCCGGGCCGCCACCACGGCTACCAGGAGACCCTGGCCTCCTTCGAGGAGTCCCGGCGGCGGCTCGGCGTGGAGTACGTGGACCTGTACCTGATCCACTGGCCCAACCCCCGGGTCGGCAAGTACGTCGACTCCTGGAAGGCGATGATCAAGCTCCGGGAGGACGGTCTGATCCGCTCGATCGGCGTCTCCAACTTCACCCCGGAGCACATCGTGCGTCTGGAGAAGGAGACCGGGGTGCTGCCCTCGGTGAACCAGATCGAGCTGCACCCGCTGTTCCCGCAGGAGGAGCTGCGCGCCTTCCACGCCGACCAGGGCATCCTCACCGAGAGCTGGAGCCCGCTGGGCCGGGGCGGCCATCTGCTGGGCGATCCGCGGGTCGCCCAGATCGCCGACGAGCACGGGGTGGGCCCCGGGCAGGTGCTGCTGCGCTGGCACGTCCAGCTGGGCGCGCTGCCCATCCCGAAGTCCGCCGACCCCGGGCGGCAGCGCGCCAACCTGGACGTCTTCGGCTTCGAGCTGGACTCGGACCAGATGGCCGCGATCGCCCGGCACGCCCCGACCCGGCTCGGCGGGGACCCGGAGACGCACGAGGAGTTCTGA
- a CDS encoding DNA polymerase ligase N-terminal domain-containing protein, giving the protein MAAEDRLRTYRAKRGFERTREPADEGREAADEGREAAGGGREPSAAQDAGGRGGGRPRFVVQIHDARRMHFDFRLQVGDVLKSWSVPRGPSADPGDKRLAVPTEDHPLAYEDFEGVIPKGQYGGGTVIVWDRGTYEPLSHDRQGRPVDFAGSLARGHATFRLHGAKLRGEYALTRFRGRDGEDAWLLVRKGAARRAGHGSPDPRRARSVRTGRTLAQVAADGGAR; this is encoded by the coding sequence GTGGCAGCGGAGGACCGGCTGCGGACGTACCGCGCGAAGCGCGGCTTCGAGCGGACCCGGGAACCCGCGGACGAAGGCCGGGAAGCTGCGGACGAAGGCCGGGAAGCTGCGGGCGGAGGCCGGGAGCCCTCGGCGGCACAGGACGCCGGGGGCCGGGGCGGCGGGCGGCCCCGGTTCGTGGTGCAGATCCACGACGCGCGCCGGATGCACTTCGACTTCCGGCTCCAGGTGGGCGACGTCCTGAAGTCCTGGTCCGTGCCGAGGGGACCCTCCGCCGACCCGGGCGACAAGCGGCTCGCGGTGCCGACGGAGGACCATCCGCTGGCGTACGAGGACTTCGAGGGCGTGATCCCCAAGGGCCAGTACGGGGGCGGCACGGTGATCGTGTGGGACCGGGGGACGTACGAGCCGCTGAGCCATGACCGGCAGGGGCGGCCGGTGGACTTCGCCGGGTCGCTGGCGCGCGGACATGCCACGTTCCGGCTGCACGGCGCCAAACTGCGCGGCGAGTACGCCCTGACCCGCTTCCGGGGCCGGGACGGGGAGGACGCCTGGCTGCTGGTGCGCAAGGGTGCGGCGCGCCGGGCCGGGCACGGGTCCCCCGACCCCCGGCGGGCCCGTTCGGTGCGCACCGGGCGCACCCTCGCCCAGGTCGCGGCGGACGGCGGCGCGCGCTGA
- a CDS encoding cupin domain-containing protein, with protein sequence MRTAPRGVALIGAVTAATVLTCQTAGATPAGPGVTARTIGERTVGSTDYTLREITVPPGRSTGWHFHDGPLYGVVRQGTLSHFDSSCAPDGVYGAGAPIQEPAGPGNVHIGRNLGDTPVVLDVLYVLPHGAPFSEDAPNPGCAFE encoded by the coding sequence ATGCGCACAGCACCACGCGGCGTCGCCCTGATCGGCGCCGTGACCGCCGCCACCGTACTGACCTGCCAAACCGCGGGGGCGACCCCGGCGGGCCCCGGGGTGACGGCCCGTACGATCGGTGAACGGACCGTCGGGAGCACCGACTACACCCTGCGGGAGATCACCGTCCCGCCCGGCCGGAGCACCGGCTGGCACTTCCACGACGGCCCGCTGTACGGCGTGGTGCGCCAGGGCACGCTGAGCCACTTCGACTCCTCCTGCGCCCCGGACGGGGTGTACGGGGCGGGCGCGCCGATACAGGAGCCGGCCGGGCCGGGGAACGTGCACATAGGCCGCAACCTCGGGGACACCCCGGTCGTGCTCGATGTGCTGTACGTGCTGCCGCACGGCGCGCCGTTCTCCGAGGACGCGCCGAACCCGGGCTGCGCCTTCGAGTAG